From Pseudoleptotrichia goodfellowii, a single genomic window includes:
- the prmC gene encoding peptide chain release factor N(5)-glutamine methyltransferase: protein MNNLLDILNKSINYLEKKNIKNARIVTETVFSQILGIERIMLYANFEKVLSDGDIARIKEKLNEITTQNNEISDKEIFEGNSENLKSLIDKSVSYLEKNNINEAKLIAEIIFSHVLEIDRMLLFTKYKENLDKEKTDKIRNFIQKVGKEKFPVQYLLNEQEFYGRKFYVNTGVLIPRQDTEVLVEEAIKTLRSEKTETPKILDIGTGSGAIGITLALEIPDSKIMGTDISDKALEISEKNKSLLNAENIKFFKSDLFENIEYKKFDMIISNPPYIASDETKVMSEDTLLHEPDEALFAEDEGLYFYREISFQGKEYLRNGGYMLFETGYKQAETVKKIMEITGYKNVNIIKDMQNIGRVVTGQKLES from the coding sequence ATGAATAATTTACTGGATATATTAAATAAATCAATTAATTATCTGGAAAAGAAAAATATAAAAAATGCGAGAATAGTAACAGAAACTGTTTTTTCTCAAATACTCGGTATTGAACGGATTATGCTTTATGCAAATTTTGAAAAAGTATTGTCTGACGGAGATATTGCAAGGATAAAAGAAAAACTTAATGAAATAACGACTCAAAATAATGAGATATCGGATAAAGAAATTTTTGAGGGAAATTCCGAGAATTTGAAGAGCTTAATTGACAAAAGTGTGTCATATTTAGAAAAAAATAATATAAATGAAGCAAAATTAATAGCAGAAATTATATTTTCTCATGTTTTGGAAATAGACAGAATGTTGCTCTTTACGAAGTATAAAGAGAACCTTGATAAAGAAAAAACAGATAAAATCCGTAATTTTATTCAAAAAGTCGGGAAAGAAAAATTTCCTGTTCAATATCTGCTCAATGAGCAAGAGTTTTACGGGAGAAAATTTTATGTAAATACAGGTGTTCTGATACCGAGACAGGATACGGAAGTACTCGTAGAAGAAGCAATAAAAACTTTGAGAAGCGAAAAAACGGAAACTCCGAAAATCCTTGATATAGGTACGGGCAGCGGAGCTATAGGGATAACCCTTGCATTGGAAATACCCGACTCTAAAATTATGGGAACGGACATTTCAGATAAGGCACTTGAAATATCCGAGAAAAATAAAAGCTTATTGAATGCTGAAAATATAAAATTTTTTAAGTCGGACTTATTTGAAAATATTGAGTATAAAAAATTTGATATGATAATATCCAATCCACCTTATATTGCAAGCGATGAAACGAAAGTTATGTCCGAAGACACTTTACTTCATGAGCCAGATGAGGCTTTATTTGCAGAAGATGAAGGGTTGTATTTTTACAGAGAAATATCTTTTCAAGGGAAAGAATATCTTCGTAATGGAGGATATATGCTTTTTGAAACCGGCTATAAACAGGCTGAAACTGTGAAAAAAATAATGGAAATAACAGGTTATAAAAATGTAAATATAATAAAAGACATGCAAAATATAGGACGTGTAGTAACAGGACAAAAATTGGAATCTTAG
- the xseB gene encoding exodeoxyribonuclease VII small subunit, which translates to MAAKKQSYEENIEEIDKILEKLENQELSLDESIAEYEKAIKLIKESEKLLEIGEGKVLKVLEKNGKLETEEVE; encoded by the coding sequence ATGGCAGCAAAAAAACAGAGTTATGAGGAAAATATAGAGGAAATCGACAAAATTCTTGAAAAGCTTGAAAATCAGGAATTATCTCTTGATGAATCCATAGCCGAATATGAAAAAGCAATAAAACTTATAAAAGAATCGGAAAAATTGCTCGAAATCGGAGAAGGGAAAGTGCTGAAAGTTCTTGAGAAGAACGGAAAGCTTGAAACGGAAGAGGTCGAATAA
- the rsmD gene encoding 16S rRNA (guanine(966)-N(2))-methyltransferase RsmD, producing the protein MRITAGMLKNRKIKSREGRETRPTLERIKEAIFSIIGEQVVEAKFLDLYSGTGNMAIEALSRGAGRAVMIEQDKEALRIIIENINNLSLENKCRAYKNDVFRAIEILDRKNEKFDIIFMDPPYKENISAQTIEKISESNILSEEGIIISEHSTYEKLENTIGNFVKYDERDYNKKIISFYRLKEND; encoded by the coding sequence ATGAGAATTACTGCCGGAATGTTAAAAAACAGGAAAATAAAGTCAAGGGAAGGTAGAGAAACAAGACCTACTCTCGAAAGGATAAAAGAAGCTATATTCAGTATAATAGGAGAGCAGGTCGTGGAAGCGAAGTTTCTTGATCTGTACTCGGGAACGGGAAATATGGCAATAGAGGCTTTGAGCAGAGGAGCGGGAAGAGCTGTTATGATTGAACAGGATAAAGAAGCTCTTAGAATTATTATAGAAAATATAAATAATCTTAGCCTTGAAAATAAATGCAGAGCATACAAAAATGATGTTTTTCGTGCTATTGAGATATTGGACAGAAAAAATGAGAAATTTGATATAATTTTCATGGATCCGCCTTATAAAGAAAATATAAGTGCTCAGACAATAGAAAAAATATCCGAAAGTAATATTTTAAGCGAAGAAGGAATAATAATTTCCGAGCACAGCACATATGAAAAACTTGAAAATACGATAGGAAACTTTGTAAAATACGATGAAAGAGATTATAATAAGAAAATTATATCTTTTTACAGATTAAAAGAAAATGATTAA
- a CDS encoding polyprenyl synthetase family protein — translation MLKEYLIEKKEIVEKNLENKLEKYKYPEELSEAMKYAVMNGGKRIRPILMYMICDLFGKKYDKIEDMATALEFIHCYSLVHDDLPAMDNDMYRRGKLTTHVKYGESTAILVGDVLLTEAFNVIAESEKTDDIAKAKIIAKLSEYAGFYGMIGGQFMDIKSEHTRVSYDTLKYIHANKTGKLITAAIELPLIALDIEESKREKLVGYSELIGTAFQIKDDILDIEGKFEETGKQASDEKLEKTTYPSLFGLKKSKELLNECISKAKKILEENFENNGLLIELTDYFGNRGA, via the coding sequence ATGCTAAAGGAATATTTGATTGAAAAAAAAGAAATAGTCGAAAAAAATCTCGAAAATAAACTGGAAAAATATAAATATCCCGAAGAATTATCTGAAGCCATGAAGTATGCAGTTATGAACGGGGGAAAGAGAATAAGACCGATACTTATGTATATGATATGCGATTTGTTCGGAAAGAAATACGATAAAATAGAGGATATGGCAACTGCATTGGAGTTTATACATTGTTATTCTCTGGTACATGACGATCTACCTGCGATGGATAATGATATGTACAGACGTGGAAAGCTCACGACTCATGTAAAGTACGGAGAATCGACTGCTATACTTGTAGGAGATGTTCTTTTGACAGAAGCTTTTAATGTTATAGCCGAATCCGAAAAAACAGATGATATAGCCAAAGCTAAAATAATAGCCAAACTTTCAGAATATGCAGGATTTTACGGTATGATAGGCGGACAGTTTATGGACATAAAATCCGAGCATACAAGGGTTTCTTATGATACATTGAAATATATTCATGCCAATAAAACAGGAAAACTGATCACTGCAGCGATAGAGTTGCCTTTAATAGCATTGGATATTGAGGAAAGTAAAAGAGAGAAATTAGTAGGATATTCCGAACTTATAGGAACGGCTTTTCAAATAAAAGACGATATTCTTGATATTGAAGGAAAATTTGAAGAAACAGGAAAACAGGCAAGTGATGAAAAGCTTGAAAAAACAACATATCCAAGTTTGTTCGGACTGAAAAAATCTAAGGAATTACTGAATGAGTGCATATCAAAAGCAAAAAAAATACTGGAAGAAAATTTTGAAAATAACGGTTTATTAATAGAATTAACAGATTATTTCGGGAATCGGGGAGCATGA
- a CDS encoding bifunctional folylpolyglutamate synthase/dihydrofolate synthase, producing MNIDTILKEIFSFRATKRRENIDDLKLIYDLLGKPCKNNKIIHIAGTNGKGSTASFIENILTAAGYSVCKFTSPHILKYNERIVSDKKMITNEEILQNYSIIKGTVSNYNKSGSNEINLNFFEITTFIALLYFQKQNPDFIVLETGLGGRLDATNIVDSNISVITNITFDHVNILGNTLQQIAYEKAGIIKNGELCIYSDNLPELKKEIDKKTSKAINVIEKYKNIEIELDKKNYKTVLYFENKRFILPLFGKFQAYNFLIAYEIAKIYNIHDKVIQKGLDNVYWPARFEFYSKNPTIILDAAHNDDSIKKLSENLKELYKKNEVIIITSLLQTKDFKAVFSELQNISDKIFITSLKNVAYGLTSQEIKDKMKELNISVENIIFEDDINKAYKESLKLLNNTIYNFKAIIVCGSFYEISEFEKIVL from the coding sequence ATGAACATAGACACTATTCTGAAAGAAATTTTCAGTTTCAGAGCAACTAAAAGACGTGAGAATATTGATGATTTAAAATTAATATATGATCTATTAGGAAAACCCTGTAAAAATAATAAAATCATACATATTGCAGGAACAAACGGAAAAGGCTCTACTGCTTCTTTTATAGAAAATATTCTAACTGCAGCAGGCTACAGTGTCTGCAAATTTACATCGCCTCACATTTTGAAATATAACGAAAGAATCGTTTCCGATAAAAAGATGATTACTAATGAAGAAATTTTGCAAAACTACAGTATAATCAAAGGCACTGTAAGCAATTATAACAAAAGCGGCTCTAATGAAATTAATCTTAATTTTTTTGAAATAACAACATTTATAGCTTTACTTTATTTTCAAAAGCAAAATCCTGATTTTATAGTTCTTGAAACAGGACTTGGAGGTAGACTTGATGCTACAAACATTGTCGATTCAAACATTTCCGTTATTACAAATATTACATTCGATCATGTAAATATTTTAGGAAATACTTTACAGCAGATTGCTTATGAAAAAGCGGGAATTATAAAAAACGGAGAATTATGTATTTATTCCGATAATCTTCCCGAATTGAAGAAAGAGATAGATAAAAAAACTTCTAAAGCTATAAATGTTATTGAAAAGTATAAAAATATTGAAATTGAGCTGGACAAGAAAAATTATAAAACTGTTTTGTACTTTGAAAACAAAAGGTTTATTCTTCCTTTATTCGGAAAATTTCAGGCATATAATTTCTTAATTGCTTATGAGATTGCGAAAATTTATAATATTCACGACAAAGTTATTCAAAAAGGACTTGACAACGTTTATTGGCCTGCAAGATTTGAATTTTATTCAAAAAATCCCACAATCATACTGGATGCGGCTCACAATGACGACTCGATAAAAAAATTGTCGGAAAATCTGAAAGAACTTTACAAAAAAAACGAAGTAATCATTATTACTTCGCTACTTCAAACAAAAGACTTTAAAGCTGTATTTTCGGAACTTCAAAACATTTCCGATAAAATATTTATTACTTCCTTAAAAAATGTTGCCTACGGTCTTACATCTCAAGAAATAAAGGACAAAATGAAAGAATTAAATATTTCCGTCGAAAACATTATTTTTGAAGATGATATTAATAAAGCATATAAAGAGTCTTTGAAACTTTTAAATAATACTATTTATAATTTTAAAGCTATTATTGTATGTGGCTCTTTTTATGAAATTTCGGAATTTGAGAAAATAGTGTTATAA
- a CDS encoding lipoate--protein ligase encodes MIYVVNKSNNPAYNIALEEYCFKNLKDYDQIFILWINEPTIVVGKYQNTIEEINSEYIKEHGIHVVRRISGGGAVYHDLNNLNYTIISNVNKGDEFNFKEFSVPVIETLKELGVKADFTGRNDLEIDGQKFCGNAQAYIKGRVMHHGCLLFDVNLGVLGDALKVSKDKIESKGVKSVRSRVTNILPHLKEKITVEEFADKLMGYMKKHYPEIKEYKLSKEELDIIEKNSKEKHGNWDWVYGQSPEYNITRGKRFPFGKIQIFANVVNSKIKSIKFYGDFFGTKEDLSEIEEKLVDAKYTSEDIKERLKDVDIKEYFAGFTLDEIVEAIVE; translated from the coding sequence ATGATATACGTTGTTAATAAATCGAATAATCCTGCTTATAATATAGCATTGGAAGAATACTGTTTTAAGAATTTAAAAGATTATGATCAGATTTTCATACTTTGGATAAATGAGCCTACAATAGTTGTAGGAAAATATCAGAATACGATTGAAGAAATAAATTCGGAGTATATAAAGGAGCACGGAATTCACGTTGTGAGAAGAATTTCAGGTGGGGGAGCTGTTTATCACGATTTGAATAACTTGAATTACACTATTATTTCCAATGTGAATAAGGGAGATGAATTTAACTTCAAAGAATTTTCGGTTCCTGTTATAGAAACATTGAAAGAATTAGGCGTTAAAGCCGATTTTACAGGAAGAAACGATTTGGAAATAGACGGACAGAAATTTTGTGGAAATGCACAGGCATATATAAAAGGAAGAGTAATGCACCACGGGTGTTTACTCTTTGATGTAAACCTGGGTGTGTTGGGAGATGCACTTAAAGTTTCCAAAGATAAAATTGAATCTAAAGGTGTAAAGTCGGTTAGAAGCAGAGTTACAAATATACTTCCTCATTTGAAAGAAAAAATTACTGTGGAAGAATTTGCGGATAAATTAATGGGATATATGAAAAAACATTATCCTGAAATAAAAGAATATAAATTAAGTAAAGAAGAACTTGATATAATTGAAAAAAATTCCAAAGAAAAACACGGAAACTGGGATTGGGTTTACGGACAATCTCCTGAATATAATATAACAAGAGGAAAAAGATTTCCTTTCGGAAAAATTCAGATTTTTGCCAATGTAGTAAATTCCAAAATAAAAAGTATCAAGTTTTACGGTGATTTCTTCGGTACAAAAGAAGATTTGTCAGAGATCGAAGAAAAACTCGTTGACGCAAAATACACTTCTGAAGATATAAAAGAAAGATTGAAAGATGTGGATATAAAAGAATATTTTGCAGGATTTACGTTAGATGAGATAGTTGAAGCAATAGTAGAATAA
- the gltS gene encoding sodium/glutamate symporter: MIQAMGLAVILLIIGRKLRSKISFFEKYCIPSPVIGGLIFSIISFIIRQYNIATVLFDTTLQSFFMIMFFTSVGFNASVKVLKKGGKKVFIFLIAAVVLCVFQNAVAVIISKFVGIHPLLALMTGSTPMTGGHGTSAAIAPTVESLGIKGAGAVAIASATYGLLAGSILGGPIADSLIKKHNLLPKNEAADKTQKEENYEKDIDENLKKKLQPILDGEKFSRAFFQILIAMGIGSYLSLFIDWMMPEMHFPVYIGPMIVAAIIRNISDNTNLIDSPTKEISILEDVALNLFLAMALMSMKLWELIDLAGPMIILLLAQTVLIYIYLNLVTFKAMGSDYDAAVIVSGHCGFGLGATPNGISNMKSVCEKYKYSKIAFFVVPIVGALFIDFVNVSIITVFIGFFK, from the coding sequence ATGATACAGGCTATGGGATTAGCCGTTATTCTTTTAATAATCGGAAGAAAGCTGAGAAGTAAAATCAGTTTTTTTGAAAAATACTGCATACCTTCTCCTGTAATAGGAGGGTTAATTTTTTCAATAATTTCTTTTATCATTAGACAATATAATATTGCAACTGTTCTATTTGACACTACCTTACAAAGTTTCTTTATGATAATGTTTTTTACAAGTGTAGGTTTTAATGCAAGTGTCAAGGTCCTCAAAAAAGGCGGAAAAAAGGTGTTTATATTTTTAATTGCAGCTGTTGTTTTATGCGTATTTCAAAATGCAGTTGCTGTTATTATTTCAAAATTTGTAGGAATTCATCCGTTACTTGCACTAATGACAGGATCAACACCGATGACAGGAGGACACGGAACTTCTGCAGCTATTGCTCCTACTGTTGAAAGTCTCGGAATAAAAGGAGCAGGGGCTGTTGCTATTGCTTCGGCTACATACGGACTTCTTGCAGGCTCAATATTGGGAGGTCCTATAGCAGACAGCCTTATAAAGAAACACAATCTTCTGCCTAAAAATGAAGCTGCAGATAAAACTCAGAAAGAAGAAAATTATGAAAAAGATATTGACGAAAATCTTAAAAAGAAACTTCAGCCTATTCTTGATGGCGAGAAATTTTCGAGAGCTTTCTTTCAAATACTGATAGCAATGGGAATCGGCTCTTATTTATCTTTATTTATAGACTGGATGATGCCTGAAATGCACTTCCCTGTGTATATAGGTCCTATGATTGTCGCCGCAATTATAAGAAATATCTCGGACAATACTAATTTAATCGACTCTCCTACAAAAGAAATAAGTATTTTGGAAGATGTAGCATTAAATTTATTTTTAGCTATGGCTTTAATGTCTATGAAATTATGGGAATTGATAGATTTGGCAGGCCCTATGATTATTCTTTTACTTGCTCAAACTGTATTAATCTATATATATCTTAATCTTGTTACATTTAAGGCAATGGGATCTGATTATGATGCGGCAGTAATAGTTTCAGGACATTGCGGATTCGGATTGGGAGCTACTCCGAACGGTATTTCCAATATGAAATCCGTATGCGAAAAGTACAAGTATTCAAAAATAGCATTTTTCGTAGTTCCTATTGTAGGTGCGTTGTTCATTGACTTTGTTAATGTGAGTATTATTACAGTGTTTATAGGTTTCTTTAAATAA
- a CDS encoding GNAT family N-acetyltransferase has translation MTNLNFREVSINDGYKEFLFLKSRKKENENGFRIKVPKDFNDFRTIIEELIRDKNRKISEERVPQTVYWVEKDREIIGLVKIRLVLSEKLKKKGGNIGYFISDKYRRKGYGKELLKNALKFFKDTENVIITCNKDNIASKKVIEYNNGKLMEIFDNSCIYKIIIKNSIDLNEKVQDNFEK, from the coding sequence ATGACTAATTTGAATTTTAGAGAAGTTTCAATAAATGATGGATATAAGGAATTTTTGTTTTTAAAAAGTAGAAAAAAAGAAAATGAAAACGGTTTTCGTATAAAGGTGCCTAAGGATTTTAATGATTTCAGAACGATTATAGAGGAATTGATAAGAGATAAAAACAGAAAAATCAGTGAAGAAAGAGTGCCTCAAACAGTTTATTGGGTTGAAAAAGACAGGGAAATAATAGGACTTGTAAAGATTCGCTTGGTTTTATCGGAAAAACTTAAGAAAAAAGGAGGGAATATAGGTTATTTTATTTCTGATAAATATAGAAGAAAAGGATACGGAAAAGAACTTTTAAAAAACGCATTGAAATTTTTTAAAGATACTGAAAATGTTATAATAACTTGTAATAAAGATAACATAGCTTCAAAAAAGGTTATAGAATATAATAACGGTAAATTAATGGAAATTTTTGATAATAGTTGTATTTATAAAATTATAATTAAAAATTCGATCGACTTAAATGAAAAGGTTCAAGATAACTTTGAAAAATAA
- the queA gene encoding tRNA preQ1(34) S-adenosylmethionine ribosyltransferase-isomerase QueA, translating to MNIAEFDFDLPEELIAQHAVNPRDHSKLLVLNKEKKEIEHKRFYNIIDYLKKDDVLVINRTKVIPARLYGRKDTGTVLECFLLKRYDLYTWEVLLKPAKRLKIGQKIVFSENMLEAELIEIKSDGNRVLKFNYKGNFEEILDKLGEMPLPPYITEKLEDKDRYQTVYAKEGESVAAPTAGLHFTEELLEKIKEKGIIIAEVFLDVGLGTFRPVQTENIHEHIMHSEKYWVPKETAEIVNNAKRKGNRVIAVGTTSVRTLESSVNEKGELIENESETSIFIYGDYKFKIVDAIITNFHLPKSTLIMLISAFGGKEFVFSAYEEAVREKYRFYSFGDSMFIY from the coding sequence ATGAATATTGCTGAATTTGATTTTGATTTGCCGGAGGAATTAATAGCACAACACGCTGTTAATCCGAGAGATCATTCAAAATTACTTGTATTGAATAAAGAAAAAAAAGAAATAGAACATAAAAGATTTTATAATATTATAGATTATTTGAAAAAAGACGATGTACTTGTAATAAATCGCACAAAAGTTATTCCGGCAAGGCTTTACGGAAGAAAAGATACAGGAACGGTACTGGAGTGTTTTTTGCTGAAAAGATATGATTTATATACTTGGGAGGTTTTACTGAAACCTGCTAAACGTCTTAAAATAGGGCAAAAAATCGTTTTTTCTGAAAATATGCTGGAAGCCGAGCTTATTGAGATAAAATCTGACGGGAACAGAGTTTTGAAATTTAATTACAAAGGAAATTTTGAAGAAATACTTGATAAACTCGGGGAGATGCCTTTACCTCCATATATTACCGAAAAACTTGAAGATAAAGATAGATATCAGACAGTTTACGCAAAAGAAGGAGAGTCTGTGGCAGCTCCCACTGCGGGACTTCATTTTACAGAAGAACTTCTTGAAAAGATAAAGGAAAAAGGAATAATAATCGCTGAAGTTTTTCTTGATGTGGGGCTCGGTACGTTCAGACCTGTTCAGACTGAAAACATACATGAACATATAATGCACAGTGAAAAATATTGGGTACCTAAAGAAACTGCAGAAATCGTCAATAATGCTAAAAGAAAAGGAAATCGTGTCATTGCTGTGGGAACTACATCAGTGAGAACACTGGAATCCTCCGTAAATGAAAAAGGCGAATTAATTGAAAATGAGTCGGAAACAAGTATATTTATTTACGGAGATTATAAATTTAAAATAGTTGATGCGATAATTACCAACTTTCATCTGCCAAAGTCAACACTTATAATGCTTATATCGGCATTCGGCGGAAAAGAGTTTGTTTTTAGTGCATACGAAGAAGCTGTCAGAGAAAAATACAGATTTTACAGTTTCGGAGATTCTATGTTTATATACTAA
- the prfA gene encoding peptide chain release factor 1, translating into MFQKLDDVVLKHEELTRLLMDPEVISDPKKIMEYNKALNSIDEVVKKYTYYKSRKEEMESLKEDLKAEKDPEMKEMMLEEIHTIEEEIPGLEEELKILLLPKDPNDDKNVIMEIRAGAGGDEAALFAADVFRMFTRYAERNRWKTEIIDKSEIGVGGLKEVTFLIKGNGAYSRLKFESGVHRVQRVPATEASGRIHTSTITVAVLPEIEDVNEVEINQSDLKIDTYRSSGAGGQHVNTTDSAVRITHLPTGLVVTSQDGRSQIKNREAAMKVLASKLYEMEYEKQRKEVESERRSQVGSGDRSEKIRTYNFPQGRVTDHRIKLTLHRLEGVLDGDLDEMIDALIAYDQAELLKAVGDNE; encoded by the coding sequence ATGTTTCAAAAATTGGATGATGTTGTTTTAAAGCACGAAGAATTGACAAGATTACTTATGGATCCTGAAGTTATATCAGACCCGAAAAAAATAATGGAGTATAATAAGGCTTTAAACAGTATTGATGAAGTAGTAAAAAAATATACATATTATAAATCGAGAAAAGAAGAAATGGAAAGCCTGAAAGAAGATTTGAAAGCCGAAAAAGATCCGGAAATGAAAGAAATGATGCTGGAAGAAATTCATACAATAGAAGAAGAAATTCCGGGATTGGAAGAAGAGCTAAAAATATTGCTGTTGCCTAAAGATCCTAATGATGATAAAAACGTCATAATGGAAATAAGAGCAGGTGCAGGAGGAGATGAAGCGGCTCTATTTGCTGCCGATGTTTTCAGAATGTTCACGAGATACGCTGAAAGAAACAGATGGAAAACGGAAATAATAGATAAAAGTGAAATAGGTGTCGGTGGACTTAAAGAAGTTACGTTTTTAATAAAAGGAAATGGAGCCTATTCAAGGTTGAAATTTGAGAGCGGAGTTCATAGAGTGCAAAGAGTTCCGGCTACAGAGGCTTCAGGGAGAATACATACATCTACAATAACTGTCGCAGTTCTGCCTGAAATAGAAGATGTAAATGAAGTGGAAATAAATCAAAGTGACTTGAAAATAGATACGTACAGATCGAGCGGAGCGGGAGGACAGCACGTAAATACTACAGATTCGGCAGTAAGAATAACACACTTGCCTACAGGACTTGTTGTAACTTCCCAAGACGGAAGATCCCAGATAAAAAACAGAGAAGCGGCAATGAAAGTCCTTGCTTCAAAATTGTACGAAATGGAATATGAAAAACAGAGAAAAGAAGTAGAAAGTGAAAGAAGATCCCAAGTAGGAAGCGGAGACCGTTCTGAAAAAATAAGAACGTACAACTTCCCTCAGGGAAGAGTAACCGATCACAGAATAAAACTTACATTACATAGATTGGAAGGAGTTCTTGACGGTGATCTTGACGAGATGATAGATGCACTTATTGCTTATGATCAGGCTGAATTGCTGAAAGCTGTTGGTGATAATGAATAA
- the era gene encoding GTPase Era encodes MKSGFIAIVGRPNVGKSTLMNKLVKEKVAIVSDKAGTTRDQIKGIVNIGENQYIFVDTPGIHKPKHLLGEHMTEIALETLSNVDLIMFMLDGTKEISTGDIFVNEHIRETKTPVIVVINKIDKMSNEEIEEKKTEIKEKLGEFADIITLTAEYAIGVHKIFEVAEKYLSSDVWFYPEDYYTDLPVNKIVVETVREKILHNTKDEIPHSVAVEITDVETKKDIRKYEVNIYVERDSQKGIIIGKDGALLKKIGIEARKEIEALIDLKVNLKLWVKVKKKWRKDKQFLNEMGYKIKKKK; translated from the coding sequence ATGAAATCGGGATTTATAGCTATTGTAGGGCGGCCTAATGTCGGAAAATCTACATTGATGAATAAACTTGTGAAAGAAAAAGTGGCGATTGTATCGGATAAAGCGGGAACTACGAGAGATCAGATAAAAGGTATTGTGAATATCGGAGAAAATCAGTATATTTTTGTGGATACTCCGGGGATACATAAGCCGAAACATTTATTAGGTGAGCATATGACGGAAATAGCATTGGAAACTTTAAGCAATGTCGACCTTATAATGTTTATGCTTGACGGAACGAAAGAAATATCCACAGGAGATATATTTGTAAATGAACATATAAGAGAAACAAAAACGCCTGTAATAGTTGTTATAAATAAAATAGACAAAATGAGCAATGAAGAAATTGAGGAGAAAAAAACTGAAATAAAAGAAAAATTGGGAGAATTTGCAGATATTATAACATTGACGGCAGAATACGCTATAGGAGTACACAAAATATTTGAAGTTGCCGAAAAATATTTATCGAGTGATGTGTGGTTTTATCCCGAAGATTATTATACGGACCTTCCTGTAAATAAAATCGTAGTGGAAACTGTCAGAGAAAAGATACTTCACAATACAAAAGATGAGATACCGCACAGTGTAGCCGTAGAAATAACAGATGTAGAAACAAAAAAAGATATAAGAAAATACGAAGTGAATATATATGTGGAAAGAGACAGCCAGAAAGGAATAATAATCGGAAAAGACGGGGCTCTCCTGAAAAAAATAGGAATAGAAGCCAGAAAAGAAATAGAAGCCCTGATAGATTTGAAAGTAAATCTTAAATTATGGGTAAAAGTAAAGAAAAAATGGCGAAAAGATAAGCAGTTCTTAAATGAAATGGGATATAAAATAAAAAAGAAAAAATAA
- a CDS encoding DUF4240 domain-containing protein, whose translation MELKMTRENFWEYVNGARKKYKDDFEVMSYLTDALTDKANEEIFSFGIIVDEIMLESYNEKLWCASYLVNGDTGEDSFDFFRLWLISQGEKIYNDVIKNPDNLINYIENSNEDEFIQDFYENEDFFFVAVDAFGKKNRIEAFEEIFEKYLDEFDSYKEKIGYIDTDYPKLRFTWCEKVPKSMKKICPKLFERLYIEEN comes from the coding sequence ATGGAATTAAAAATGACAAGGGAAAATTTCTGGGAATATGTTAATGGTGCCAGAAAAAAATACAAAGATGATTTTGAAGTGATGAGTTATTTGACAGATGCTTTAACGGATAAAGCTAATGAGGAAATATTCAGTTTCGGCATAATAGTGGACGAAATAATGCTTGAGTCTTATAATGAAAAACTTTGGTGTGCATCGTATCTTGTAAATGGGGACACAGGGGAAGACAGTTTTGATTTTTTCAGATTATGGCTTATTTCACAAGGGGAAAAAATTTACAATGATGTAATCAAAAATCCTGATAATTTAATAAATTATATAGAAAATTCCAATGAAGATGAATTTATTCAAGATTTTTATGAAAACGAAGATTTTTTCTTTGTGGCAGTTGACGCATTCGGCAAAAAAAACAGAATTGAAGCATTTGAAGAAATATTTGAAAAGTATTTAGATGAATTTGACAGTTATAAAGAGAAAATAGGATATATTGACACTGATTATCCTAAGCTCAGATTTACATGGTGCGAAAAAGTACCGAAATCTATGAAAAAAATATGTCCAAAATTGTTTGAAAGACTTTATATTGAAGAAAATTAG